A region of Campylobacter armoricus DNA encodes the following proteins:
- a CDS encoding glycosyltransferase, with translation MIFNSRKLKKFKANPRLFFKDAIKKKIFYLGSMYKKYLPKKYKAFARYTIVSAVYNVEKYLDDFFNSIINQRLDFKANIFMILVDDGSTDNSANIIKKYQKKYPKNIVYIYKENGGQASARNLGLKYMQENEYKTPWVTFTDPDDFLDINYFYSIDSALQNYQDSKISFVASQLIFYYEKIKVFNNDNVLKFLFGKNDIKLVNNSSLECIQLSAPSTFINYDLLVDKNIVFDESIKLCSEDANFIARIMINSLNYQSLYVDNALYFYRRRSDGSSTMGNQDAILNNKNFYINTVERAYVGILNETLRINTFVPLSIQRWFLCLYILQFIHLRKAINKSKILHILSKSEVYYFFQMWEQIFYYIQDEIILLENDIVLFDVFEKILTFLLFKPKSKYHQYVFVDKKNDKIQILYLSLNQCKVKICVDDEVIYLNAQQELFLDKKIFKYHYEIQLEDIRNKIYIKINDEYADILYEKQILKFVNFNKINVAKAAIVSAKPDGFGMRLSSMLVGLYLSKKLSFNFYFLWPKTTDLEQYNIRNHGVSLPDVSTVFKFNFIDKYLLDNGKIKENYGTEIWSKKRTVEELKNINLQEQWGWFSTEQNPSEWIYNIDKEKCLQELSFIYKNIPFSYRFRELMFLADEYLGKIGKDFIAIHIRSGDVVFSDTKNLIFHPMMEERYFPYEIAIELIKNIGLNQNVVIFGQDQQSNRKLIDFFKKYHKNEFNIFVVEKNEKCHDDNEQMFFEVNLLSKAKAVYSSKESAFSRLAMYIAGKNILISYHSILDQKIQINAIKKYGNLLKLDNIQRSMSYFFIALHYYNLKEFLKSLDYTRQAINFDVENYGYILFLIYSCLLTNNLQEAEQVICCNMDNFSVFKKILFYLCHWSNLRIREKIIELNFDNTFYGLNFLKMVVLFEKGDPMASKFLDKMLKRNKDKDFWERFYLICFLCPDVKLKLHLSYRLGYILIHSGIKIFNPFYLIDSFRNELVCYRIRINKTKEILDKTMIFNDESNVLKIKNHLSYKLGALLIQTHKSRFKIGYCILLFRIVKLFCKHYYKRK, from the coding sequence ATGATTTTTAATTCTAGAAAGTTAAAAAAGTTTAAAGCTAACCCAAGATTGTTTTTCAAAGATGCTATAAAAAAAAAGATTTTTTACTTAGGTAGTATGTATAAAAAATATCTTCCTAAAAAATATAAAGCTTTTGCTCGATATACTATAGTTTCAGCTGTGTATAATGTAGAAAAGTATTTAGATGATTTTTTTAATTCTATTATAAATCAAAGACTTGATTTTAAAGCAAATATTTTTATGATATTAGTAGATGATGGCTCCACTGATAACTCCGCCAATATCATTAAGAAATACCAAAAAAAATACCCAAAAAATATTGTTTATATTTATAAAGAAAATGGCGGGCAGGCTAGTGCTAGAAATTTGGGTTTAAAATATATGCAAGAAAATGAATATAAAACTCCTTGGGTTACTTTTACTGATCCAGATGATTTTTTAGATATAAATTATTTTTATTCAATTGACTCAGCTTTGCAAAACTATCAAGATAGTAAGATAAGCTTTGTTGCCAGTCAATTAATATTTTATTACGAAAAGATTAAAGTTTTTAATAATGATAATGTTTTAAAATTTCTTTTTGGGAAAAATGATATAAAATTGGTAAATAATAGCAGTTTGGAGTGTATCCAATTAAGTGCTCCCTCGACTTTTATAAATTATGATTTGTTGGTTGATAAAAATATAGTATTTGATGAAAGTATAAAACTATGTTCTGAAGATGCTAATTTTATTGCACGCATTATGATAAATAGTTTAAATTACCAGTCTTTATATGTGGATAATGCTTTGTATTTTTACCGCAGAAGATCTGATGGAAGTTCTACTATGGGAAATCAAGATGCAATTTTAAATAATAAAAATTTTTATATTAATACAGTTGAGAGAGCTTATGTTGGTATTCTAAATGAAACACTTCGAATTAATACTTTTGTTCCTTTAAGTATTCAACGATGGTTTTTATGTTTGTATATACTTCAATTTATTCATTTGCGAAAGGCTATTAATAAATCTAAAATATTACACATATTGTCAAAATCAGAAGTTTATTATTTCTTTCAAATGTGGGAGCAAATTTTTTATTATATACAAGATGAGATCATTTTACTAGAAAATGATATTGTTTTGTTTGATGTTTTTGAAAAGATTCTAACTTTTTTGTTATTTAAACCAAAAAGTAAATATCATCAATATGTTTTTGTTGATAAAAAAAATGATAAAATACAAATTTTATACCTATCATTAAATCAATGTAAAGTGAAGATTTGTGTAGATGATGAAGTAATTTATTTAAATGCTCAGCAAGAGTTGTTTTTAGATAAAAAAATATTTAAATATCATTATGAAATTCAATTAGAAGATATAAGAAATAAAATTTATATAAAAATAAATGATGAGTATGCAGATATATTATATGAAAAACAGATATTAAAGTTTGTAAATTTTAATAAAATTAATGTAGCAAAAGCAGCAATTGTTTCGGCAAAACCAGATGGATTTGGCATGAGATTAAGCTCTATGCTAGTAGGATTGTATTTATCTAAAAAATTGTCTTTTAATTTTTATTTTTTATGGCCAAAGACAACAGATTTGGAACAATATAATATTAGAAATCATGGTGTGTCGTTACCTGATGTTTCTACTGTTTTTAAATTCAATTTTATAGATAAGTATTTATTAGACAACGGTAAAATTAAAGAGAATTATGGTACAGAAATTTGGTCAAAAAAACGTACTGTAGAAGAATTAAAAAATATTAATTTACAAGAACAATGGGGGTGGTTTTCTACAGAACAAAATCCTAGCGAATGGATTTATAATATTGATAAAGAAAAATGTCTTCAGGAATTAAGTTTTATCTATAAAAATATTCCTTTTTCTTATCGTTTTAGAGAATTGATGTTTTTGGCTGATGAGTATTTGGGTAAAATTGGAAAAGATTTTATTGCCATACATATTAGAAGTGGTGATGTTGTATTCTCGGATACTAAAAATTTAATATTTCATCCAATGATGGAAGAGAGATATTTTCCTTATGAGATAGCAATTGAATTAATAAAAAATATAGGTTTAAATCAGAATGTTGTCATCTTTGGTCAGGATCAGCAGTCAAATAGAAAGTTGATAGATTTTTTTAAAAAATATCATAAGAATGAATTTAATATTTTTGTTGTCGAAAAAAATGAGAAATGTCATGATGATAATGAGCAGATGTTCTTTGAAGTTAATCTTTTGTCTAAGGCAAAAGCTGTATATTCATCTAAAGAAAGTGCATTTTCTAGACTTGCAATGTATATAGCAGGTAAAAATATTTTGATTTCGTATCATAGTATTTTAGATCAAAAAATTCAGATTAATGCAATTAAAAAATATGGTAATTTGCTGAAGCTGGATAATATACAACGAAGTATGTCTTATTTTTTTATTGCACTACACTATTATAATTTAAAAGAATTTTTAAAATCTTTAGATTATACAAGACAAGCTATTAATTTTGATGTAGAGAATTATGGTTATATTTTATTTTTAATATACAGTTGTTTATTAACAAATAATTTACAGGAGGCAGAGCAGGTCATTTGTTGTAATATGGATAATTTTAGTGTATTTAAAAAAATTTTATTTTACCTGTGTCATTGGTCTAATTTACGAATTAGAGAAAAAATTATAGAACTAAATTTTGATAATACTTTCTATGGCTTAAATTTTTTGAAAATGGTTGTTTTATTTGAAAAAGGTGATCCTATGGCCTCTAAGTTTCTTGATAAAATGTTAAAAAGAAATAAAGATAAAGACTTTTGGGAGAGATTTTATTTGATTTGTTTTTTATGTCCTGATGTAAAATTAAAACTACATTTATCCTATAGGCTAGGTTATATTTTAATTCATTCGGGAATTAAAATATTTAATCCTTTTTATTTAATAGATTCTTTTAGAAATGAATTAGTGTGCTATAGAATTAGAATAAATAAAACAAAAGAAATACTAGACAAAACTATGATTTTTAATGATGAATCGAATGTTTTAAAAATAAAAAATCATCTTTCTTATAAGTTAGGAGCACTGTTGATACAGACCCATAAGAGTCGTTTTAAGATTGGTTATTGTATTTTATTATTTCGAATTGTAAAGTTATTTTGTAAGCATTACTACAAAAGGAAATAA
- a CDS encoding dTDP-4-dehydrorhamnose 3,5-epimerase family protein, protein MAIEFNIKESKKIKGIYIITPNKFRDLRGEIWTAFTEEILGDIIPKGLKFKHDKFINSHFNVLRGIHGDIKTWKLVTCVYGEVHQVVVDCRKDSPTYLKWEKFIINRDNQQLILLPPNMGNSHYVSSKDAVYYYKLAYEGEYLDAPDQFTYAWDDERIGVDWPTNSPILSERDILATKKENK, encoded by the coding sequence ATGGCGATAGAGTTTAATATAAAAGAATCAAAAAAAATAAAAGGTATTTACATTATTACTCCAAATAAATTTAGGGATTTAAGAGGTGAAATTTGGACAGCTTTTACTGAAGAAATATTAGGGGATATTATCCCAAAAGGTTTGAAATTTAAACATGATAAATTTATAAATTCGCATTTTAATGTATTACGAGGTATTCATGGTGATATTAAAACTTGGAAGCTTGTTACTTGTGTTTATGGAGAAGTACATCAGGTTGTAGTTGATTGTAGAAAAGATTCACCTACATACTTAAAATGGGAAAAATTTATTATTAATCGAGATAATCAACAATTAATTTTACTACCGCCAAATATGGGAAATTCGCATTATGTTAGTTCCAAAGATGCTGTTTATTATTATAAACTTGCGTATGAGGGTGAGTATTTGGATGCACCGGATCAATTTACTTATGCTTGGGATGATGAAAGAATAGGCGTTGATTGGCCGACTAATTCACCAATTCTCTCAGAAAGAGATATTTTAGCTACAAAAAAGGAAAATAAATGA
- a CDS encoding GDP-L-fucose synthase family protein: MNKDSKIYIAGHTGLVGSALLKELTKQGYYNILTRTHKELDLLNQHDVDGFFREEKPDFVFFAAAKMGGMMEQIQRRADFLYLNLMMQTNIIQSSYMHNVKKMLYLGSICVYPEKASLPIHEDSMLTGELQYINEPYALAKITGSKMCEFYNQQYGTNFISLMLTSIYGPNDNFNLETAHVFPAIFRKIYLGKLLKEKQYDSLLNELQVEQLEYAKEYLSKMGISEEFVILFGTGNPKREFIYIDDVVSAAIFSMYNINYKDIKKDKNVHINIGTGVEFSIKEVAFEIAKVMGYNGDILFDSSKPDGTMRKIIDCSKIHSLGWKHKIELNEGIKMMYDWYLNSRNKEVKTHIRGGYRIICIYSPYSDTYKEVA; this comes from the coding sequence ATGAATAAAGATTCTAAGATTTATATTGCAGGACATACAGGGTTAGTTGGATCGGCATTATTAAAAGAACTGACAAAACAAGGATATTATAATATATTAACTAGAACACACAAAGAATTAGATTTATTAAATCAACATGATGTTGATGGTTTCTTTAGAGAAGAAAAGCCAGATTTTGTATTCTTTGCTGCTGCAAAGATGGGTGGAATGATGGAACAGATTCAAAGAAGAGCAGATTTTTTATATTTAAATTTGATGATGCAAACAAATATTATACAAAGCTCCTATATGCATAATGTCAAAAAAATGCTTTATCTTGGAAGTATTTGTGTTTATCCTGAAAAAGCATCTTTGCCTATTCATGAAGATAGTATGTTGACAGGAGAATTGCAATATATTAATGAGCCTTATGCTTTAGCTAAAATTACTGGTTCTAAGATGTGTGAATTTTATAATCAACAATATGGTACAAATTTTATAAGTTTAATGTTGACATCTATATATGGTCCTAATGATAATTTTAATCTTGAAACAGCACATGTTTTTCCAGCTATTTTTAGAAAGATTTATTTAGGAAAGTTATTGAAAGAAAAACAATATGATTCTTTGTTGAATGAGCTTCAAGTTGAGCAATTAGAATATGCTAAGGAGTATTTGTCTAAAATGGGAATTTCTGAGGAGTTTGTGATATTGTTTGGTACTGGTAATCCAAAACGAGAATTTATTTATATAGATGATGTTGTTTCGGCTGCTATTTTTTCTATGTATAATATTAATTATAAAGACATTAAAAAAGATAAAAATGTACATATTAATATTGGAACAGGAGTTGAATTTTCTATTAAAGAAGTTGCTTTTGAAATTGCTAAAGTTATGGGATACAATGGAGATATTTTATTTGATTCTTCAAAGCCAGATGGTACTATGAGAAAAATTATAGATTGTTCTAAAATTCATTCTTTGGGGTGGAAGCATAAAATCGAACTCAATGAAGGAATAAAAATGATGTATGATTGGTATTTAAATAGTCGTAATAAAGAAGTAAAAACTCACATACGGGGGGGGTATAGAATAATTTGCATTTATTCTCCTTATAGTGACACCTATAAGGAGGTAGCATGA
- a CDS encoding GDP-L-fucose synthase family protein yields the protein MTKNSKIYIAGHNGLTGSAILKKLQQQGYKNFILKSHKELDLTNQQTVKYFFEKEKPEYVFLCAAKVGGILANNTYRADFIYQNLQIQNNVIHSAYLNNVKKLLFLGTACIYPKNCSQPMKEEYLLTSILEYTNEPYAISKIAGLKMCESYNLQYNTNFISVMPCSLYGLNDNFNLEKSHVLPALIRKFHLAKLLNEKKYDLVLKDVQMDDIIQAKEYLQKFGISEDEVEIWGTGNARREFLHADDMADACIYVMENINFNDLYNSQYSEIRNTHINIGSGKDVAIKDLVSLINRIIDFKGNIFYNSIKPEGTFQKLSSCDKIYSLGWKHKIELEEGVRMMYDWYLKQKYIRN from the coding sequence ATGACAAAAAACTCCAAAATATATATAGCTGGACATAATGGTTTAACCGGATCAGCTATTTTAAAAAAATTACAACAACAAGGTTATAAAAATTTTATTTTAAAATCTCACAAAGAACTAGATTTAACAAATCAACAAACTGTGAAATATTTTTTTGAAAAAGAAAAACCAGAATATGTTTTTTTATGTGCTGCAAAAGTAGGTGGGATATTAGCTAATAATACTTATAGAGCAGATTTTATATATCAAAACTTGCAAATTCAAAACAATGTTATTCACAGTGCTTATTTAAATAATGTAAAAAAACTTCTATTTTTAGGAACAGCTTGTATATATCCCAAAAACTGTTCTCAGCCTATGAAAGAAGAGTATCTTTTGACAAGTATTTTGGAATATACAAACGAACCTTATGCTATATCTAAAATAGCAGGTCTTAAAATGTGTGAGTCTTATAATTTACAATATAACACAAACTTTATTTCTGTTATGCCTTGTTCTTTGTATGGTTTAAATGATAATTTTAATTTAGAAAAATCACATGTATTACCAGCATTGATTAGAAAATTCCATTTGGCTAAGTTACTTAACGAAAAAAAATATGATCTTGTATTAAAAGATGTACAGATGGATGATATTATTCAAGCTAAAGAGTATCTTCAAAAATTTGGTATTAGTGAGGATGAAGTTGAAATTTGGGGAACTGGAAATGCAAGAAGAGAATTTTTACATGCCGATGATATGGCAGATGCTTGTATTTATGTGATGGAAAATATCAACTTTAATGACTTATATAATTCTCAATATAGCGAAATAAGAAATACGCATATCAATATAGGCTCTGGTAAAGATGTGGCAATAAAAGATTTGGTTTCTTTAATAAATAGAATTATTGATTTTAAGGGAAATATATTTTATAATAGTATAAAACCAGAAGGGACTTTTCAAAAACTTAGTAGTTGTGATAAAATCTATTCTCTGGGTTGGAAACATAAAATCGAACTTGAAGAGGGTGTTAGAATGATGTATGATTGGTATTTAAAGCAAAAATATATAAGGAATTAA
- a CDS encoding GDP-mannose 4,6-dehydratase: MTGFTGQVGSQMADFLLENTDYEVIGMMRWQEPMDNIYHLSDRINKKDRINIFYADLNDYSSIQKLFESKRPDVIFHLAAQSYPKTSFDIPIETLQTNIIGTANILENIRLLKAKDGYDPVVHICSSSEVYGRAKAGIKLNEDTTFHGASPYSISKIGTDYLGRFYGEAYGIKTYVTRMGTHSGPRRSDVFFESTVAKQIALIEAGYQEPIIKVGNLSSVRTFQDARDAIRAYYLLSLESEKGKVPYGEAFNIAGEEAFKLPEVIDILLSFSTRKDIKVEQDEERLRPIDADYQMFDNTKIKSYINWKPEIPARQMFEDLLNHWRKEISMGRIPLNR, from the coding sequence ATTACAGGTTTTACTGGACAAGTTGGCTCACAAATGGCGGATTTTCTATTAGAAAATACTGATTATGAAGTTATTGGCATGATGCGTTGGCAAGAACCTATGGATAACATTTATCATTTAAGTGATAGGATTAATAAAAAAGATAGAATTAATATTTTCTATGCTGATTTGAATGATTATTCAAGTATTCAAAAGCTTTTTGAGAGCAAACGACCGGATGTGATCTTTCATTTAGCCGCACAATCTTACCCAAAAACTTCTTTTGATATACCTATAGAAACTTTACAAACTAATATCATAGGTACAGCAAATATTTTAGAAAATATTAGATTATTAAAAGCCAAAGATGGTTATGACCCTGTAGTGCATATATGCTCTTCTAGCGAAGTTTATGGTAGAGCAAAGGCTGGTATTAAGCTAAATGAAGATACAACTTTTCATGGTGCAAGTCCTTATAGTATAAGCAAAATAGGAACTGATTATTTGGGAAGATTTTATGGTGAGGCTTATGGCATAAAAACTTATGTCACTAGGATGGGGACTCATAGTGGTCCAAGACGCTCTGATGTGTTCTTTGAAAGCACTGTTGCAAAGCAAATCGCGTTGATTGAAGCAGGTTATCAAGAACCTATTATTAAAGTAGGAAATTTATCAAGTGTGAGAACTTTTCAAGATGCAAGAGATGCTATAAGGGCTTATTATTTGCTTTCATTAGAAAGTGAAAAGGGCAAAGTTCCTTATGGTGAAGCTTTCAATATAGCAGGTGAAGAAGCTTTTAAACTTCCTGAAGTTATCGACATACTTTTGAGTTTTTCTACAAGAAAAGATATCAAAGTAGAACAAGATGAAGAAAGATTGCGTCCTATTGATGCAGACTACCAAATGTTTGATAATACTAAAATCAAAAGTTATATCAATTGGAAGCCAGAAATTCCAGCTAGGCAGATGTTTGAAGATTTATTAAATCATTGGAGAAAAGAAATCTCTATGGGTAGAATCCCACTAAATAGGTAG
- the hddA gene encoding D-glycero-D-manno-heptose 7-phosphate kinase: MMIIRSQTPLRLGLAGGGTDINLYCDQYTGYVLNATISLYVHCTLTERDDEKIIFDSSDTNAKVEYKSKDFLENDGKLDLYKAIYNRLVKDYIKKPLSFSLHTYSDVPSGSGLGGSSTLVVGIIKVFVEWLNLPLGEYEIARLAYEIEREDMAIVGGAQDQYAATFGGFNFMEFYDQKRVIVNPLRIKNWIASELEARVLLYFTNITREAKDIEEHKKGKLGDENSLNAMHAIKQDALDMKEALFRADFDKIAQILGKSWQSKKIISDIVSNDELERIYHLAIENGAYSGKTSGAGAGGFMFFMVDPIKKYKLKKILNEQQGYVQEFYFTKEGAKSWKI, translated from the coding sequence ATCATGATAATTCGTTCTCAAACTCCTTTGCGTTTAGGTTTAGCCGGTGGAGGCACTGATATAAATTTATATTGTGATCAATATACAGGTTATGTTTTAAATGCAACGATATCTTTATATGTGCATTGTACTTTGACAGAAAGAGATGATGAAAAAATTATCTTTGACTCATCAGATACTAATGCAAAAGTAGAGTATAAGAGTAAAGATTTTTTAGAAAATGATGGCAAGCTAGATCTTTATAAAGCAATTTATAATCGCTTAGTAAAAGATTACATTAAAAAACCTTTAAGTTTTTCTTTGCATACTTACTCAGATGTGCCAAGTGGTAGTGGGCTTGGTGGTAGTTCTACTTTGGTAGTGGGTATCATTAAAGTATTTGTTGAGTGGTTAAATTTGCCATTAGGTGAGTATGAGATTGCGCGTTTGGCTTATGAAATTGAGCGAGAAGATATGGCTATAGTAGGTGGAGCACAAGATCAATATGCTGCCACCTTTGGTGGTTTTAACTTTATGGAATTTTATGATCAAAAAAGAGTGATAGTTAATCCCTTGCGTATAAAAAATTGGATAGCAAGCGAACTTGAAGCTAGAGTTTTGTTATATTTTACAAATATTACCAGAGAAGCTAAAGACATAGAAGAGCATAAAAAAGGGAAACTAGGAGATGAAAACTCCCTTAATGCTATGCATGCGATAAAACAAGATGCCTTAGATATGAAAGAAGCATTATTTAGAGCTGATTTTGATAAAATAGCTCAAATTTTAGGAAAATCATGGCAGTCAAAAAAGATTATCTCTGATATAGTAAGCAATGATGAGCTTGAAAGAATTTACCATTTAGCTATAGAAAATGGTGCTTATAGTGGCAAAACAAGTGGAGCTGGTGCCGGAGGATTTATGTTTTTTATGGTTGATCCTATAAAAAAATATAAACTTAAAAAAATTCTAAACGAACAACAAGGATATGTGCAAGAGTTCTATTTCACTAAAGAAGGAGCAAAGTCATGGAAAATTTAA
- the gmhA2 gene encoding D-sedoheptulose 7-phosphate isomerase, translating to MENLNLYIKSHFSDSIDIKTKILNDDNIVDLIKEVSLKVISAYKNGNKTLLAGNGGSAADAQHIAGEFVSRFYFDRPGIASIALSTDTSILTAIGNDYGYENLFARQVQAQGVSGDVFIGISTSGNSKNILKALEICKEKGILSIGLTGASGGAMNELCDYCIKVPSSCTPRIQEAHILIGHIICAIVEEELFGKGFDCKL from the coding sequence ATGGAAAATTTAAATTTATATATAAAATCTCATTTTAGTGATTCAATCGATATTAAAACTAAGATTTTAAACGATGATAATATAGTTGATCTAATTAAAGAAGTTTCTTTAAAAGTAATTAGTGCTTATAAAAATGGCAATAAAACTTTACTAGCAGGTAATGGAGGAAGCGCAGCTGATGCACAGCATATAGCAGGGGAATTTGTGAGTAGATTTTACTTTGATAGGCCTGGTATTGCAAGTATTGCCTTAAGTACTGATACGAGTATTTTAACAGCCATTGGCAATGACTATGGTTACGAAAATTTATTTGCTAGACAAGTGCAAGCTCAAGGTGTGAGTGGAGATGTATTTATAGGAATTTCTACAAGTGGAAATAGTAAAAATATTTTAAAAGCTTTGGAAATTTGCAAAGAAAAAGGAATTTTAAGTATAGGTTTAACCGGAGCTAGTGGTGGAGCTATGAATGAACTTTGTGATTATTGTATCAAAGTACCATCATCTTGTACGCCAAGAATCCAAGAAGCACATATTTTGATAGGACATATCATCTGTGCTATAGTAGAAGAAGAGCTTTTTGGCAAGGGGTTTGATTGCAAGCTATAG